One genomic window of Arachis stenosperma cultivar V10309 chromosome 10, arast.V10309.gnm1.PFL2, whole genome shotgun sequence includes the following:
- the LOC130956512 gene encoding allene oxide cyclase, chloroplastic-like has translation MASSSTTFALKTLSSFSLKASNFHPTTTILPFTASYPSSSLSKTLKLNITTSPHYSSIPKRSFTLRSQAQSSSDSVKVQELSVYEINERDRGSPAYLRLSQKSVNSLGDLVPFSNKLYTGCLQKRVGITAGICVLIQNKSEKKGDRYEAIYSFYFGDYGHISVQGSYLTYEDTYLAVTGGSGIFEGAYGQVKLHQIIFPFKLFYTFYLKGIKDLPQELLSKPVDPSPSVEPTPDAKACHPHAVISGFTD, from the exons ATGGCTTCCTCATCAACTACTTTTGCTCTCAAAacactctcttctttctctctcaaaGCTTCCAACTTTcacccaacaacaacaatcttACCCTTCACTGCTTCATACCCATCATCATCTCTCTCTAAAACACTGAAACTAAACATCACCACTTCACCACACTACTCATCAATTCCTAAAAGGTCCTTTACTTTAAGAAGCCAAGCTCAATCATCATCTGACTCAG TGAAAGTTCAAGAACTGAGTGTGTATGAGATCAATGAGAGAGATCGTGGAAGCCCTGCATATCTTCGATTAAGTCAAAAGAGTGTCAATTCTCTTGGAGATCTAGTCCCTTTCAGCAACAAG TTGTACACAGGGTGCCTTCAAAAGCGAGTGGGAATAACAGCAGGAATATGTGTTCTAATCCAAAACAAATCAGAGAAGAAAGGGGACAGGTATGAAGCCATATACAGCTTCTACTTTGGAGACTATGGCCACATTTCAGTGCAAGGATCATACCTCACTTATGAGGACACCTACCTCGCCGTCACCGGCGGCTCCGGCATCTTTGAAGGTGCCTATGGACAAGTCAAGCTTCACCAGATTATCTTCCCTTTTAAGCTCTTCTACACTTTTTACCTCAAAGGTATCAAGGACTTGCCTCAAGAGCTTCTCTCCAAGCCCGTTGACCCAAGCCCGTCTGTTGAGCCCACCCCAGATGCTAAGGCCTGTCACCCTCATGCTGTTATTTCTGGTTTCACTGACTGA